The genomic interval CGGTCTGCCGGGGCGCCCGGTCCCGGGCGGATCAGCCGACGATGAGGTCGGGGTACTCCGCGTAGACCTCTTCCAGCAGCGACAGGTCGAACAGCTGGTCGGTGGTGACGTCGGTGATGCCGACGGCCACCAGCGCCTCGCCGATCTGGCCCATCAGCGTGTCGCTGATGGTGAACAGACCATTGGTCTTCGTCTCGTCGCTGACCACCAGGGTGTTCTGCGCCTCGGCCTGCTCGGTCTGGCCGGGGATGTCCAGACCCAGGTCGGACCCGTAGGTCTCGACCGCCAGCTTCGCCGAACCGGCCGGGTCGGCGACCGCGTCGTTCCAGCCCTTGATCTCGGCCCAGAGGAACGCCTTCAGCATGTCGCGCTTGGAGGTGATCGTCTCCTCGGTGACGGTGAAGGTCTCCGCGGTCAGCGGCAGACCGTTGTCGGCGAAGGACAGGGTGACCGGGGTCTTGCCGTCGGCCTTGACGATGAACGGCTCGTTGGTCAGGTACGCCATGAAACCGTCGACCTCACCGGCGGTCAGCGGCGTGGGCTCGAAGCCCACGGCCACCTGCTCCAGCTCGGAGGCATCGATCCCGTTGGCGGACAGGAAGCCGGCGAAGATCGACTGGTTGGTACCGGTCTGGATGCCGATCTTCTTGCCCTTGAGGTCCTCGGGCGTGCGGATCGGCTTGCCCTCCTCCAGGGACAGGATGCAGAAGGGGTTCTTCTGGAAGGTGGAGCCGATGATCTTCAACGGGGCACCCTGCTCGCTGACCAGGCGCGCGGTGGCGTCCGGCGCGGACAGGCCGATGTCGACCGAGTTGGCGAACACCAGGGCGTCGGCCGAGTCGACCGGACCGGAGACCAGGTCGACCTTCTCGAAGCCGGCCTGGGTGTAGTAGCCCTTCGAGTCGGCGAAGAACTCACCCGCGAACTCGATGTTCTTGATCCAGGACAGCTGCAGGGCGATCGTGCCGTAGGTGCCCGGTGCGACGCTGGGGCCGGCCCCGCCGGTGGCCGAGCCGGTGGCGCTCGCGGTGCCCTCCGACGTCGCCGAGGACATCGAGGTCTCGGCCGAGGCCGAGGTGGAGGTCCCGGCCGAGGATCCGGCGGTGGTGGCGGCCGAACTGCTGGTGGTGGCCGGGGTCTCGTCGGACCCGCAGGCGGCGAGGACACCCGCCGCGGCGGAGAGTCCGGCCGCGCGCATGAAGTTGCGGCGGGTGAAGAGCTGCTGGAGGACGGCGCGCTGGTCTTGCTGGCTCACGGATGAACGCTCCAGGGTGTCGAGGGATCAGGCTGTGCTGTTGACGGCTGCTGCGACGCCGGCCCACCACGGCGGGTCGGGCGTCGGACGGTCGGCGCAGGTCTTCCCCCTCGCCGGCTCCCGCGTGCCGGCGCCGGCCCACGGGCCCGACAGGAGGGAGGAACCCACCCCGGCTGACCTGTGGGCAAGGTAGTGCGGCCGTTCCGGCGAGCCCGTGACGGTTGTGTGACAACCGGGTAAAGACGTTCCTGACCGGTTCCGGCCCGATTCCGACCAGGGGTTTCACCCGCCTACGTGGCCGAAGAATCGGACAGATCGACACGGATCGGTTATGGATCGGGCATCAGCGGCCCCGGATGGACCCTCCCCGCGGGCGGTGCGGACATCGACGAGCGGCGGGGCCGATCACGTCGTGATCGGTCGACCGGGACCGGTCGGTGGGACCGGCCGGTGGGTCAGACCCGGGCGTCCCGGCCGACGGTGGCGGCCGACAGGGCCTTGGCGAAGGTGATGGCGTCGGCCAGCGCGTCGTCGCCCTCGGCGTCGGCACTGATCCGCAGCGACAGGTCGTCGCCGGTGAGCGAACCGGTGTAGCCGTGGTCCGCCTCGCACTGCGGGTCCCCGCAGCCGGCCGGCTCCAGGTCGATGCGGTTCACCGCGCCCCAACCGATGGTCAGGGTGAGCTCACGCCCCAGCCGGCCGCGCTTGTACCGCTCGGGCTGCGGGACGACGTGGGTCACCATCACCGTCCGGATCACCGACAGCGCGACGGACTCACTGGTGGCGATGCCGTGGGCCTGCTCGCCGTGCTCCTCGTCGCCGCCGTGGTCGTCGGCGTGCACGAAGATCAGCCGGGTCGGCGTGAGGACCACGACCGACAGGTGCCGGCGGATGGTCTCCAGGTCGAACGTGGTCTCGCCGTGCACCAGGTAGGACTGCACCGGCTCGGCGGCCAGCGCCACGTCGAGCACGTCCAGGACGAAGCCCGGGTAGTACCCGGAACCCTCGATCCGCCGGATCAGTCCTTCGGGCAACGACGTCGACATGCTCCCATCGTGTCACCTCGGGCTCGCCCGTGCCGCATCCGCGTGCCGGGTGTGGACACGTCGGCAGCGGGCGCGGTCACCGGAACGCCGTCGGGCGCGGTGCCTTGTCGCGGCTCAGTCGCGCAGGGTGGCACCCGAGGCGGTGTGCGCCGCGGCCAGGGCGGCGTCCCGCACGCCGAGCGCCTCGGCGGCGGTCATCGTGCGGTCGGCGGCCCGCACCACCAGCGCGAACGCCAGCGACTTGGTGCCCGCGGCGACCCGCTCGCCGGTGTAGACGTCGAACAGCCGGACCGACTCCAGCAGCTCGCCGCCGCCCTGCACCAGCGCCTCGGCGACGGTGCCCGCGGGCACGGTGTCGTCGACCACCAGGGCCAGGTCGAGCAGCACCGGCGGGAACGGCGAGATGCGCGGTCCGA from Nakamurella alba carries:
- a CDS encoding ABC transporter substrate-binding protein, whose amino-acid sequence is MSQQDQRAVLQQLFTRRNFMRAAGLSAAAGVLAACGSDETPATTSSSAATTAGSSAGTSTSASAETSMSSATSEGTASATGSATGGAGPSVAPGTYGTIALQLSWIKNIEFAGEFFADSKGYYTQAGFEKVDLVSGPVDSADALVFANSVDIGLSAPDATARLVSEQGAPLKIIGSTFQKNPFCILSLEEGKPIRTPEDLKGKKIGIQTGTNQSIFAGFLSANGIDASELEQVAVGFEPTPLTAGEVDGFMAYLTNEPFIVKADGKTPVTLSFADNGLPLTAETFTVTEETITSKRDMLKAFLWAEIKGWNDAVADPAGSAKLAVETYGSDLGLDIPGQTEQAEAQNTLVVSDETKTNGLFTISDTLMGQIGEALVAVGITDVTTDQLFDLSLLEEVYAEYPDLIVG
- a CDS encoding DUF5998 family protein — encoded protein: MSTSLPEGLIRRIEGSGYYPGFVLDVLDVALAAEPVQSYLVHGETTFDLETIRRHLSVVVLTPTRLIFVHADDHGGDEEHGEQAHGIATSESVALSVIRTVMVTHVVPQPERYKRGRLGRELTLTIGWGAVNRIDLEPAGCGDPQCEADHGYTGSLTGDDLSLRISADAEGDDALADAITFAKALSAATVGRDARV